Proteins from one Paraburkholderia acidisoli genomic window:
- a CDS encoding tyrosine-type recombinase/integrase: MVSSTSSRDLFDQRRADWQRDPVGAFDAWLVSQDLRRSSADVYRVQWGRFLEWLALKRKTIMTVDTGTIAEFVASLEVKKPQRLRYLRLIERVLDHIREIELASTNPARFIAQDGEAAWRNARENEPTGFLNADERAAIIGKLFSPLVEQSAAKRWRERRDRALVAIFLGGGLKTGDAIALTLDCVAIGSEWVTIEADNAAFTRVTRLAPFAVDVLGAWLEARRLANLPGELVFPGSPSGRPMHKATVLRAIDALMEEAGVAQTRAERASPQTLRNTFAADLFERGVETDQVGQWLGFLQPISAGRLYRSWQAWSERETSPAANADHVES; the protein is encoded by the coding sequence ATGGTGTCCTCTACATCCTCACGCGACCTCTTCGATCAACGGCGAGCCGACTGGCAACGCGATCCGGTCGGCGCCTTCGACGCCTGGCTGGTTTCCCAGGATCTGCGCCGCTCTTCCGCCGACGTCTACCGCGTGCAATGGGGGCGCTTTCTCGAGTGGCTCGCGCTCAAGCGCAAAACCATCATGACAGTGGACACCGGCACGATCGCCGAATTCGTCGCGAGCCTCGAGGTGAAGAAGCCGCAACGACTGCGCTATCTTCGACTGATCGAACGCGTGCTCGACCACATCCGCGAAATCGAACTGGCCTCCACCAATCCCGCGCGCTTCATTGCGCAAGACGGCGAGGCCGCGTGGCGCAATGCGCGCGAAAACGAGCCAACCGGCTTTCTCAATGCGGACGAACGCGCCGCCATCATCGGCAAGCTGTTTTCACCGCTGGTCGAACAGTCCGCGGCAAAACGCTGGCGCGAGCGGCGCGACCGCGCACTCGTCGCCATCTTTCTCGGCGGTGGCTTAAAAACCGGCGACGCCATCGCGCTGACACTCGACTGCGTCGCGATCGGTTCGGAGTGGGTGACGATCGAGGCAGACAATGCCGCGTTCACGCGCGTGACCCGGCTCGCGCCGTTCGCCGTCGACGTGCTCGGCGCATGGCTCGAAGCGCGAAGGCTCGCTAATTTGCCGGGCGAACTCGTGTTTCCGGGCTCGCCTTCGGGCCGGCCCATGCACAAGGCCACCGTGCTGCGCGCCATCGACGCCTTGATGGAAGAAGCGGGCGTCGCGCAAACGCGCGCGGAGCGGGCGAGTCCGCAGACGTTGCGCAATACCTTCGCGGCCGATCTGTTCGAACGCGGCGTAGAAACCGATCAGGTGGGGCAATGGCTCGGGTTTCTGCAACCCATATCGGCCGGTCGGCTCTACCGGTCCTGGCAGGCATGGAGCGAACGCGAGACTTCGCCAGCGGCAAATGCCGATCACGTTGAGTCGTGA
- the parA gene encoding ParA family partition ATPase: protein MAAEIIAVTQQKGGVGKSTIAMHLGAAFHEKGKRVLVVDADGQNTLVHWASASADGEAGIPFPVVNLSEAGGQIHREIKKFIGDYDIIVVDCPPSITEKVSGVVLLAATVAVIPTSSSPADYWSSVGLVKLIQQAQVMNEDLRAVFLLNKTEEKRMLTRELKRALEELGFPLLKTQIPTREAYKQAMALGQTVLQMNDRGARLAAMEVRACADEIAAMLP, encoded by the coding sequence GTGGCAGCTGAGATCATCGCAGTCACGCAGCAAAAGGGCGGGGTCGGCAAAAGTACGATCGCGATGCATCTGGGTGCTGCGTTCCACGAAAAGGGCAAACGCGTGCTCGTCGTCGACGCGGACGGCCAGAACACCCTCGTTCACTGGGCTAGCGCATCGGCCGACGGCGAAGCCGGTATTCCGTTTCCTGTGGTGAACCTTTCCGAAGCCGGCGGCCAGATCCATCGCGAGATCAAGAAGTTCATCGGCGACTACGACATCATCGTCGTCGACTGCCCGCCCTCGATCACCGAAAAAGTCTCAGGCGTCGTGCTGCTCGCCGCGACGGTCGCCGTCATTCCAACGTCGTCGTCCCCGGCTGACTACTGGTCGAGCGTTGGCCTCGTCAAGTTGATCCAGCAGGCCCAGGTGATGAATGAAGATCTGCGCGCCGTGTTCCTGCTGAACAAGACAGAAGAGAAGCGCATGCTCACGCGCGAACTGAAGCGTGCGCTGGAGGAGTTGGGATTTCCGCTGCTGAAGACGCAGATCCCGACGCGCGAAGCGTACAAGCAAGCCATGGCGCTTGGCCAAACCGTATTGCAGATGAACGACCGCGGCGCCCGGCTTGCCGCGATGGAAGTGCGCGCATGCGCCGACGAAATCGCGGCGATGCTCCCCTGA
- a CDS encoding TetR/AcrR family transcriptional regulator, translating to MNATESTAPQADARERLLEAAEALIYAGGIHATGVDAIVRAAGAARKSFYTYFESKDALVAAALERRDERWMRWFIEGTLARARTPQTRLLAMFDVLREWFASDGFHGCAFLNAAGEIASPDDPIRRVARYHKERLLEFVREQSDAWAAETGADSRVAARFARQWLILIDGAIGVALVSGEADAALDARTAGRHLLDALAPQDSHRSAPARRAHPRKEQDHE from the coding sequence ATGAACGCCACTGAATCCACCGCGCCGCAAGCCGACGCCCGCGAACGCCTGCTCGAAGCCGCCGAAGCCCTGATTTACGCGGGCGGCATTCACGCCACGGGCGTCGATGCCATCGTGCGTGCCGCGGGCGCCGCGCGCAAAAGCTTCTACACGTACTTCGAATCGAAAGACGCGCTCGTGGCCGCCGCGCTCGAACGGCGCGACGAGCGCTGGATGCGCTGGTTTATCGAAGGCACGCTCGCCCGCGCGCGCACGCCGCAAACGCGCCTGCTGGCGATGTTCGACGTGCTGCGCGAATGGTTCGCTTCGGACGGCTTTCATGGCTGCGCGTTTCTCAACGCGGCGGGCGAGATCGCGTCGCCGGACGATCCGATTCGCCGCGTTGCGCGCTATCACAAGGAACGGCTGCTCGAATTCGTGCGCGAACAAAGCGATGCGTGGGCTGCCGAAACCGGCGCCGACAGCCGCGTGGCCGCGCGGTTCGCCCGCCAGTGGCTGATCCTGATCGACGGCGCGATCGGCGTGGCGCTCGTGAGCGGCGAAGCCGACGCGGCGCTCGACGCCCGCACCGCCGGCCGTCATCTGCTCGACGCGCTCGCGCCCCAAGACTCACACCGTAGTGCGCCGGCCCGGCGCGCCCATCCCCGCAAGGAGCAAGACCATGAGTGA
- a CDS encoding YceI family protein, whose product MKSARSRLAALAVTLAIGAALCAASLAACTPLRVVTHTVTRTEADVPPGHYVMDAHHWSVIFDVDHFHYSRFVMRFDRAQAQLDWRTGGLETASVDATIDAASLDTNVAALDTMVKGAQMLDAARYPQIRFVSTHFERTGEGRGTLTGDLTIHGVTQPVTLEVTLNGYAPNPLTKQPTVGFAASGHFSRAKFGLSTWFPAVGDDVGVRIEAEFAQPAPGASP is encoded by the coding sequence ATGAAATCTGCGCGATCACGGCTCGCGGCGCTCGCCGTGACCCTGGCAATAGGCGCGGCGCTTTGCGCGGCGAGCCTCGCCGCGTGCACGCCGCTGCGCGTGGTCACGCACACGGTCACACGCACCGAAGCCGACGTGCCGCCGGGTCATTACGTAATGGACGCGCATCACTGGAGCGTGATCTTCGACGTCGATCACTTCCATTACTCGCGCTTCGTCATGCGCTTCGACCGCGCGCAGGCGCAACTCGACTGGCGCACGGGCGGACTCGAGACCGCGTCGGTCGACGCCACGATCGACGCCGCCAGTCTCGACACCAACGTGGCCGCGCTCGATACGATGGTGAAAGGCGCGCAGATGCTGGATGCGGCGCGTTATCCGCAGATCCGTTTTGTGAGCACGCATTTCGAGCGTACCGGCGAGGGGCGCGGCACGCTCACGGGCGATCTGACGATCCACGGCGTGACCCAACCCGTGACGCTCGAGGTCACGCTCAACGGCTACGCGCCGAATCCGCTCACGAAGCAACCCACGGTGGGCTTCGCGGCGAGCGGCCATTTCAGCCGCGCGAAGTTCGGTTTGTCGACGTGGTTCCCGGCCGTGGGCGACGATGTCGGCGTTCGCATCGAGGCCGAATTCGCGCAGCCCGCGCCGGGGGCATCGCCATGA
- a CDS encoding helix-turn-helix domain-containing protein, with amino-acid sequence MTSTRASTRKPRAASSAAHGEAPATAATVSTAAVSTAAASSASTATVPPRVGEQIQRLRTERKMTLDDLSRAAGVSKSMLSEIERDKANPTIAVAWRLTNALGVKLDSLFAAPKAPEAIAVAGPHDIPTLHGQDAGYQLRVWGPIELAGSFEWYELTLKPGGALVSNAHEPGTREHLTVLQGSLEVEAAGAMQRIKAADTARYIADQPHAIRNVGKGEARALLVVIHG; translated from the coding sequence ATGACAAGCACACGCGCAAGCACCCGCAAACCGCGCGCCGCGTCGTCGGCCGCGCATGGGGAAGCGCCGGCCACGGCGGCTACCGTTTCCACGGCGGCCGTCTCCACGGCGGCCGCTTCGTCCGCTTCCACGGCGACGGTGCCGCCGCGCGTGGGCGAGCAGATCCAGCGCCTGCGCACCGAGCGCAAGATGACGCTCGACGATCTGTCGCGCGCGGCGGGCGTCTCGAAATCGATGCTATCGGAAATCGAACGGGACAAGGCGAATCCCACCATTGCCGTGGCGTGGCGGCTGACGAACGCGCTGGGCGTCAAGCTCGACTCGCTGTTTGCCGCGCCGAAGGCGCCCGAAGCCATTGCGGTGGCCGGTCCGCACGACATTCCCACGCTGCACGGTCAGGACGCGGGCTACCAGCTGCGCGTGTGGGGTCCGATCGAACTGGCCGGCAGCTTCGAGTGGTACGAACTCACGCTCAAGCCCGGCGGCGCGCTGGTGTCGAACGCGCACGAGCCCGGCACGCGCGAGCATCTGACGGTGCTGCAGGGCAGTCTGGAAGTGGAAGCGGCGGGCGCCATGCAGCGCATCAAGGCCGCCGACACGGCGCGCTATATCGCGGATCAACCGCACGCGATCCGCAATGTCGGAAAAGGCGAGGCGCGCGCGCTGCTCGTGGTGATTCACGGCTGA
- a CDS encoding ParB/RepB/Spo0J family partition protein — protein sequence MKPSQFAKGFQARPDTTSSEKRTALDRLNAIDGLVEDKPKAREVTGRASQPVVDAVVEAPVIVENESAEYHAWRVQHAYRPGQIIELPLKAIKPSPFNPRHFYLKGSIAELAVNLAKQGQQQAIHVIPDYQTPGTYYVSDGGRRVRALKEANKEVVKAIVVDLPIGIQSYKLGYDLNVQRDSQTVFDNAVVWKRFIDDKHFQSQRELADHLGLDESTVAVALSIGKLPEAVMQEMVARPDRFGSNMAYQVGRYHGARGTESTLRLINRIVADDLSTRQVADIVKGRASAQETPKPAGRQRYAQRLEIKLDGVSVGDLKSYGDDRLELRLKGLSKDRRDEILQQIEQILKTK from the coding sequence ATGAAACCCTCCCAATTCGCTAAAGGCTTCCAGGCACGCCCGGATACGACGAGCAGCGAGAAGCGCACCGCCCTCGACCGCCTCAACGCCATCGACGGCCTCGTCGAGGACAAGCCGAAAGCTCGCGAGGTGACGGGCCGCGCGAGCCAGCCGGTTGTCGACGCCGTCGTGGAGGCACCGGTCATCGTTGAAAACGAGTCGGCCGAATACCACGCGTGGCGCGTCCAGCACGCTTATCGCCCGGGGCAAATCATCGAACTGCCGCTGAAGGCGATCAAGCCCAGCCCGTTCAATCCCCGCCATTTCTACCTGAAGGGGTCGATTGCCGAACTGGCCGTCAATCTCGCGAAGCAGGGTCAGCAGCAGGCCATTCACGTCATTCCCGACTATCAGACGCCGGGCACGTATTACGTGAGCGACGGCGGTCGTCGGGTGCGCGCGCTCAAGGAAGCCAACAAGGAAGTCGTGAAGGCGATCGTCGTCGATCTGCCCATCGGAATCCAGAGCTACAAGCTCGGTTACGACCTCAACGTGCAGCGCGATTCGCAGACGGTGTTCGACAACGCCGTCGTGTGGAAGCGCTTTATCGACGACAAGCATTTCCAGAGTCAACGCGAACTCGCGGACCATCTAGGTCTCGACGAATCGACAGTGGCGGTCGCGCTTTCCATCGGCAAGCTGCCGGAAGCGGTGATGCAGGAGATGGTCGCGCGCCCCGACCGCTTCGGCTCGAACATGGCGTATCAGGTCGGCCGCTACCACGGCGCGCGCGGCACCGAATCCACGCTGCGACTCATCAATCGCATCGTCGCCGACGATCTGAGCACGCGGCAGGTTGCCGATATCGTCAAGGGTCGCGCCAGCGCCCAGGAAACGCCGAAACCGGCGGGACGTCAGCGCTACGCGCAACGACTCGAGATCAAGCTCGATGGGGTATCGGTCGGCGATCTAAAGTCGTATGGCGACGACCGGCTCGAATTGCGCCTTAAGGGACTGTCGAAGGATCGCCGCGACGAGATCCTGCAGCAGATCGAGCAGATCCTGAAGACGAAGTAA
- a CDS encoding DNA-binding protein, with the protein MRDQDREVIREELDKLRANGARRQELSLHACKRLFFDFEIRPSMATVRDLTQTGSASDIPKDIELFWQRIRSTSKVRVGAGAIPPALEERAGELLGALFESSLALAREALQAERAEFEAGQRDAEQATREAEARRAAADEMLQRSEARTEAAYIRVRELESQLAASSAQGVLHQGNRDVLLQRLETENESLRQRIETEQTTNAGLRDRIDGLHEEMRKSTEHYAQQIKDALAEAERRVKPMLVELDSLRSMSSTWQAAQRDASKKEFDFIQQIATAKARADRLDAILRERSDEVDVLTRQVSALRGQQGVDASVAAVLCSLAEAGRLGESEIAQLGKAVDGHVSLPARCPNCQEGEPELAEVEDGFELSCPECDYTSGPGASRLEALARFAGKSASRVKV; encoded by the coding sequence ATGCGTGATCAAGACCGCGAGGTTATCCGCGAAGAACTCGACAAACTGCGCGCAAACGGTGCGCGACGGCAGGAGTTGTCGTTGCATGCCTGCAAGCGTTTGTTCTTCGATTTCGAGATTCGCCCGTCGATGGCCACCGTCCGCGATCTGACGCAGACCGGCAGTGCCAGCGACATTCCCAAAGACATCGAGCTGTTTTGGCAGCGCATTCGCAGCACATCGAAAGTGCGGGTCGGTGCGGGCGCGATTCCGCCTGCGCTCGAAGAACGCGCGGGCGAGTTGCTGGGTGCGCTGTTCGAATCATCGCTGGCGCTCGCGCGCGAAGCCTTGCAAGCCGAGCGTGCCGAATTCGAAGCCGGACAGCGCGACGCCGAGCAGGCCACCCGCGAAGCCGAAGCGCGCCGCGCCGCCGCCGACGAGATGCTTCAGCGCAGCGAAGCCCGGACCGAAGCCGCCTACATTCGCGTTCGCGAGCTCGAAAGCCAGCTTGCGGCCAGTTCCGCGCAAGGCGTGCTGCATCAGGGCAATCGCGATGTCTTGCTGCAGCGGCTCGAAACAGAGAACGAGTCGCTACGTCAGCGCATCGAAACCGAACAAACGACGAACGCGGGTTTGCGCGACCGTATCGACGGTCTGCACGAAGAGATGCGCAAGAGCACCGAGCACTACGCGCAGCAAATCAAGGACGCCCTCGCGGAAGCCGAGCGGCGCGTCAAGCCGATGCTCGTCGAACTCGACTCGTTGCGCTCGATGTCGTCGACATGGCAGGCCGCGCAACGCGACGCGAGCAAAAAGGAATTCGACTTCATCCAGCAGATCGCGACCGCGAAGGCGCGCGCCGACCGGCTCGACGCGATTCTGCGCGAACGTTCGGATGAAGTGGATGTGTTGACGCGCCAGGTGTCGGCGCTGCGCGGGCAACAGGGCGTCGATGCCTCGGTGGCCGCGGTGTTGTGCTCGCTGGCCGAGGCCGGCCGCCTCGGCGAGAGCGAAATCGCGCAACTTGGCAAAGCGGTGGATGGTCACGTGAGCCTGCCGGCGCGGTGCCCCAATTGTCAGGAAGGCGAGCCGGAACTCGCGGAGGTGGAAGACGGCTTCGAGCTGTCGTGTCCGGAATGCGACTACACGTCGGGCCCGGGCGCCTCGCGGCTCGAAGCGCTCGCACGCTTTGCGGGCAAATCGGCGTCGCGCGTCAAGGTTTGA
- a CDS encoding replication initiation protein yields the protein MATKRVKKTDVVSPSSAELRKAVEAIAIQPKSGKITLLTRKLFNVLLAVAQQADESGDTYRALLSDIVANSAFDSNDTALVKEHLRRMVSVQVEWSQGTSSQKPGRKWGISTLIADAEILEDPTTRRVWVEFSFAPKIKKKLLDPVQYARLSLQFQSQLRSSAGLALYEICVRYLTNPSHLTMRETWEWWRPILSGTPDTEAGDEAKREYKYFKRDYLRPAIAEVNAVTNIFVELIEHREGRRVAEIQFRVTERKQPMLALDEHPNVFDSTLVDRMVKIGIPLKEAQSLYADSEENRIRAALQLTEQRMRSTSLPPVRSAAALFKDALKKGYAPPVETQAGAAPAAGRVTASVTADDPKARLLDEYAAWRRKEARALYDEQGDAEREVARQSFEADELPGLGAHLRDDWRRRGLDSKLADSAFFDWLARKTWGAPTDGDLLSFTLNQTRAA from the coding sequence ATGGCCACGAAGCGCGTGAAAAAAACCGATGTGGTGAGTCCCAGTTCGGCGGAATTGCGCAAAGCCGTCGAGGCGATCGCGATCCAGCCGAAAAGCGGCAAAATCACCCTCCTGACGCGCAAGCTGTTCAACGTGCTGCTTGCCGTCGCCCAGCAGGCGGACGAGTCCGGCGACACCTATCGTGCGCTGCTCTCGGACATCGTCGCCAATTCGGCCTTCGACTCGAACGATACCGCGCTCGTGAAGGAACACCTGCGTCGCATGGTGTCGGTGCAGGTCGAATGGAGCCAGGGTACGTCGAGCCAGAAGCCAGGGCGCAAGTGGGGCATTTCCACGTTGATCGCCGACGCCGAAATTCTCGAAGACCCAACCACGCGGCGGGTCTGGGTCGAGTTCTCGTTCGCGCCGAAGATCAAGAAGAAGTTGCTCGATCCGGTTCAGTATGCGCGCTTGAGTCTGCAGTTCCAGAGCCAGCTGCGCAGCAGCGCGGGTCTCGCGCTTTACGAGATCTGCGTGCGCTATCTCACGAATCCCAGCCATCTGACGATGCGGGAAACGTGGGAATGGTGGCGGCCGATCCTTTCCGGCACGCCGGATACCGAAGCCGGCGACGAGGCCAAGCGCGAATACAAATACTTCAAGCGCGATTACCTGCGGCCCGCGATCGCCGAAGTGAATGCCGTCACGAACATTTTCGTCGAGCTGATCGAGCATCGCGAAGGACGGCGCGTCGCCGAGATCCAGTTCCGCGTGACCGAGCGCAAGCAACCGATGCTCGCGCTCGATGAACATCCGAACGTTTTCGACAGCACGCTCGTGGACCGGATGGTCAAGATCGGCATCCCGCTCAAGGAAGCCCAGTCGCTTTACGCCGACAGCGAGGAAAACCGCATTCGCGCCGCCCTGCAACTGACGGAGCAGCGCATGCGCAGCACGAGCCTGCCGCCCGTGCGCAGCGCCGCGGCTCTCTTCAAGGACGCGTTGAAAAAGGGCTATGCGCCGCCGGTCGAGACGCAGGCCGGCGCGGCGCCGGCCGCGGGACGTGTGACCGCCTCGGTGACCGCGGACGATCCGAAGGCGCGTTTGCTCGACGAATATGCCGCATGGCGTCGCAAGGAGGCGCGCGCGCTCTACGACGAGCAGGGCGACGCGGAGCGCGAAGTCGCGCGGCAATCGTTCGAAGCGGATGAGTTGCCCGGGCTCGGCGCGCATTTGCGCGACGACTGGCGCCGTCGTGGGCTGGATTCGAAGCTCGCAGACTCGGCGTTTTTCGACTGGCTTGCCCGCAAGACGTGGGGCGCACCCACGGATGGCGATCTGCTGTCCTTCACGCTGAATCAGACTCGCGCGGCCTGA
- a CDS encoding glycine C-acetyltransferase: MRTPYLDHLRATLEQIRADGFYKHERVIATPQSAGIQLANGADVLNFCANNYLGLANDARLVAAAKDGLDRDGFGMASVRFICGTQTVHKQLESALAAFLQTEDCILYSSCFDANGGLFETLLGDEDAIISDELNHASIIDGVRLSKARRYRYKNNDLSDLEAKLQEADAAGARYKLIATDGVFSMDGIIADLKGICDLADRYGALVMVDDSHAVGFIGEHGRGTPEHCGVAQRVDIITGTLGKALGGASGGYVAAKKEVVELLRQRSRPYLFSNTLTPSIAAASLAVLELIASEEGAQLRRRVRENGAQFRRDMSALGFTLVPGEHPIIPVMLGDAQVASKMADALLGEGVYVIGFSYPVVPKGRARIRTQMSAAHTPEQIGRAVDAFARVGKQLGVI; this comes from the coding sequence ATGCGTACCCCGTACCTCGACCACCTGCGCGCCACGCTCGAGCAGATCCGCGCCGACGGCTTTTACAAGCACGAGCGCGTGATTGCCACGCCGCAATCCGCCGGCATTCAGCTTGCGAATGGTGCCGACGTTCTCAACTTCTGTGCCAACAATTACCTCGGCCTCGCCAACGACGCGCGGCTCGTCGCGGCGGCGAAGGACGGACTCGATCGCGACGGCTTCGGCATGGCGTCGGTGCGTTTCATTTGCGGCACGCAAACCGTGCACAAGCAGCTCGAGAGTGCGCTCGCGGCGTTCCTGCAGACCGAGGACTGCATTCTCTATTCGAGCTGCTTCGACGCGAACGGCGGTCTGTTCGAAACGCTGCTCGGCGACGAAGACGCCATCATCAGCGACGAACTCAATCACGCGAGCATCATCGACGGCGTGCGGCTCTCGAAGGCGCGCCGCTATCGCTACAAGAACAACGATCTTTCGGACCTCGAAGCAAAGCTGCAGGAGGCCGATGCCGCCGGCGCGCGCTACAAGCTCATCGCAACCGACGGCGTATTCTCCATGGACGGCATCATCGCCGACCTCAAGGGCATCTGCGATCTCGCCGACCGCTATGGCGCGCTCGTCATGGTGGACGACTCGCACGCGGTGGGCTTTATCGGCGAACACGGCCGCGGCACGCCCGAACATTGCGGCGTCGCGCAGCGCGTGGACATCATCACGGGCACGTTGGGCAAGGCGCTCGGCGGCGCCTCGGGCGGCTATGTCGCGGCGAAAAAGGAAGTGGTCGAATTGCTGCGCCAGCGTTCGCGCCCGTACCTGTTTTCGAACACGCTCACGCCGAGCATCGCCGCCGCGTCGCTGGCCGTGCTCGAACTGATCGCGAGCGAAGAAGGCGCACAGCTGCGCCGCCGCGTGCGCGAAAACGGCGCGCAATTCCGCCGCGACATGAGCGCGCTCGGCTTCACGCTCGTGCCGGGCGAGCATCCGATCATTCCGGTGATGCTCGGCGACGCGCAAGTGGCCTCGAAAATGGCCGACGCATTGCTCGGCGAAGGCGTCTACGTGATTGGCTTCTCGTATCCGGTCGTGCCGAAGGGCCGCGCGCGCATTCGCACGCAGATGAGCGCGGCGCACACGCCGGAGCAGATCGGGCGGGCCGTCGACGCCTTCGCGCGCGTGGGCAAGCAGCTCGGCGTGATTTGA
- the tdh gene encoding L-threonine 3-dehydrogenase has translation MKALAKLERAPGLTLTRVKKPEVGHNDVMIKIRKTAICGTDIHIWKWDDWAQKTIPVPMHVGHEYVGEIVEMGQEVRGFAIGDRVSGEGHITCGFCRNCRAGRRHLCRNTTGVGVNREGAFAEYLVIPAFNAFKIPPEISDDLAAIFDPFGNATHTALSFNLVGEDVLITGAGPIGIMAVAIAKHVGARNVVITDVNDFRLELARKMGATRAVNVSRESLRDVMAELHMTEGFDVGLEMSGVPSAFTALLEAMNHGGKVALLGIPPAQTAIDWNQVIFKGLEIKGIYGREMFETWYKMVAMLQSGLDLSPIITHRFGVDDYEKGFAAMLSGESGKVILDWAA, from the coding sequence ATGAAAGCACTCGCCAAACTCGAACGCGCGCCCGGTCTCACACTCACGCGCGTGAAGAAGCCCGAAGTCGGTCATAACGACGTGATGATCAAGATCCGCAAGACGGCGATTTGCGGCACCGACATTCATATCTGGAAGTGGGACGACTGGGCGCAGAAAACGATTCCCGTGCCCATGCACGTGGGCCACGAATACGTGGGCGAAATCGTCGAAATGGGCCAGGAGGTGCGCGGTTTCGCCATTGGCGATCGCGTGTCCGGCGAAGGGCACATCACCTGCGGGTTTTGCCGCAACTGTCGCGCGGGGCGCCGTCATTTGTGCCGCAACACCACGGGCGTGGGCGTGAATCGCGAGGGTGCGTTTGCCGAATATCTCGTGATTCCGGCCTTCAACGCGTTCAAGATTCCGCCCGAAATCAGCGACGACCTCGCGGCCATTTTCGATCCGTTCGGCAACGCCACGCATACGGCGCTGTCGTTCAATCTGGTCGGCGAGGACGTGCTCATCACGGGCGCGGGACCGATCGGCATCATGGCCGTGGCGATCGCGAAGCACGTGGGCGCGCGCAACGTGGTCATCACGGACGTCAACGATTTCCGCCTCGAACTCGCGCGCAAGATGGGCGCGACGCGCGCGGTCAACGTCTCGCGCGAATCGCTGCGCGACGTGATGGCCGAATTGCACATGACCGAAGGCTTCGACGTGGGCCTCGAGATGTCGGGTGTGCCCAGCGCGTTCACGGCGTTGCTCGAAGCCATGAACCACGGCGGCAAGGTCGCGCTGCTCGGCATTCCGCCCGCGCAAACCGCCATCGACTGGAATCAGGTCATCTTCAAGGGCCTCGAAATCAAGGGCATTTACGGCCGCGAGATGTTCGAGACCTGGTACAAGATGGTCGCGATGCTGCAAAGCGGGCTCGATCTTTCGCCGATCATCACGCATCGCTTCGGCGTGGACGACTACGAAAAAGGCTTCGCGGCGATGCTCTCGGGCGAAAGCGGCAAAGTCATTCTCGACTGGGCGGCCTGA
- a CDS encoding DUF2471 family protein encodes MPLPPAHPPQSEQELAALRFQAAARDLEHIVRSIAQRYIAQHVPLTWRLLHAVEAEALADLGFASRHDAIMLGLFQRPDDLAFPETDETVDFGQSNALPAVFAFAVSAYERAAQSAEAARQQARRHEAVKRMRAWGG; translated from the coding sequence ATGCCACTCCCGCCCGCCCATCCACCGCAGTCCGAACAGGAACTGGCCGCCCTGCGTTTTCAGGCCGCCGCCCGCGATCTCGAACACATCGTTCGCAGCATCGCGCAACGCTATATCGCCCAGCACGTGCCGCTCACGTGGCGCCTGCTGCACGCCGTCGAAGCCGAGGCGCTCGCCGATCTCGGTTTTGCGAGCCGCCACGACGCGATCATGCTCGGCCTGTTTCAGCGGCCAGACGACCTGGCATTTCCGGAAACCGACGAAACCGTGGACTTCGGGCAATCGAACGCGTTGCCCGCGGTATTTGCGTTCGCCGTCTCGGCGTATGAACGCGCGGCGCAAAGCGCGGAGGCTGCGCGCCAGCAGGCCAGGCGTCACGAGGCCGTCAAACGCATGCGTGCCTGGGGCGGCTAG
- the arsC gene encoding arsenate reductase (glutaredoxin) (This arsenate reductase requires both glutathione and glutaredoxin to convert arsenate to arsenite, after which the efflux transporter formed by ArsA and ArsB can extrude the arsenite from the cell, providing resistance.), whose translation MITIYHNPRCSKSRAACELVAQGHAGETVEVIEYLKQPLGVDQLKALRALLGVPLREMVRTGETEYADLNLGAEHVTDEALYEAIAKHPILLQRPIVVRDGRAVIGRPTENIEALFE comes from the coding sequence ATGATCACGATCTATCACAACCCCCGGTGCTCGAAGTCTCGCGCAGCCTGCGAACTCGTCGCACAAGGTCACGCCGGCGAGACCGTCGAAGTCATCGAGTACCTCAAGCAACCGCTTGGCGTCGATCAACTCAAGGCGCTGCGTGCATTGCTCGGCGTTCCGCTGCGCGAGATGGTCCGCACCGGCGAAACGGAGTACGCCGATTTGAACCTCGGCGCGGAGCATGTCACCGATGAAGCGTTGTACGAAGCCATCGCAAAGCACCCAATCCTGTTGCAACGACCGATCGTCGTTCGCGACGGCCGTGCCGTGATTGGCCGGCCAACCGAAAACATCGAAGCGCTGTTCGAATAA